AGGACCGGGAGGTGGTCCGTGGCCGCCCTCAGGTCCGCGTCGGTCACCCCGGGGTGGCCGGCCGGCACTCCGCAGCCCAGCACCTCGATGCCCTCGGTCGCGAAGACCGCGTCGATGCGCTGGTAGGGGTCGGCGGGGGTCCAGGTGTGCTCGCCGCCCCAGGGCGCGGTCGCGCGGCAGTCCCGCAGGGCGTCGGCGAGGCGGCGGAAGGCGGGCCCCTCCGGGCGTTCGTTCAGGTCGCCGCCCGCGATCGCGTGCTCCACGCCCATTCCGGCCAGCCGGTCCAGGAGCAGGCCGGCCTGGTCGTAGCGCTCGTCCTTCTGGAGCGACAGGTGACAGCTCAGGACCCCGAGACGCGTGCCGGCGAAGCGGACGACCGCCGTGGCGAAGCCGCGGCGGTGCAGGCCGGGGGTGCGGGGCAGGAGGACGTCCTCCGTGCGCTCGATACTCGCCCGGAGCGAGCAGAGGATCGCCGGGCCTGTGGTGGTGGCGCCCCCGGTGACGACGACCAGACCGGAGGCGAGGGCGAGGCGGGCGAGTTTCTTGCGCCAGCGGAAGAAGCGGGGGGCTTCTTGGACGAGGACCAGGTCGGGAGCGCAGGCGCGGATGACGCGCGCCAGGGCGTCGGTGTCGTCCCGCATCGAGCGGATGTTGTAGCTGAGGACCCTGATGACCGCGGAACCATCGGGTTCTGTACGGGAGTTGGGGAGCAGCGACATGTGATCAATCTACGCCCAGGAGATCGGGGCGCGAGGACTGTGCGCGCGTACCGGTTGTTCGTGGCTTGCGCGCAGTTCCCCGCGCCCCTTGGGGCACGCCCCCGAAGGCGTTTACATGATCGGGTCGGGTTCCCTCGCCAGGTCCGCCGCTCCCACCAGGCCCGCCTTGTTGCCCAGCTCCGCTGCTCTGACCTCGGCCACCGGGCGCCAGTTACCGCCGACCAGCCAGCGCTTGTAGGACTTGCGGATCGGGCCCAGGACCAGTTCGCCCTCGTCGGAGAGGCCGCCGCCGACGATGAAGGCGGAGGGGTCGAAGAGGGAGGCGAGGTCGGCGAGGCCCGCGCCGACCCAGCGGGCCAGTTCGCGGTAGGAGTCGACGGCCACGCGGTCGCCCTGGCGGGCGGCCATGGAGATGTGCTTGCCCTCGATGCCGTCGGGCGTGCCGTTGCCGAGGCCGAGGAGGATCTCGGCGTTCTCCGGGGTGGCGTTGGCGCGCTGCTTGGCGTACCTCACCAGCGCCCGCCCCGACGCGTACTGCTCCCAGCAGCCCTGCGAGCCGCAGCCGCACAGCAGGCCGTCCGGCACCATGCGGATGTGGCCGAACTCGGCGGCCACGCCGAAGTGCCCCCGGCGCAGCTTGTTGCCGATGATGATGCCGCCGCCGAGACCGGTGCCGAGCGTGATGCAGATGACGTTGCGGTGGCCCTTGCCGGCGCCGAACTTGTACTCGCCCCACGCCGCGGCGTTCGCGTCGTTCTCGACGACCACCGGGAGGTCCACACGGGCCTCGACCTTCTCCTTGAGCGGCTCGTTGCGCCAGTGGATGTTGGGCGCGAAGTAGACCTCGGAGCGCTGCCGGTTCACATAACCGGCCGCGCCGATGCCCACGCCGACGATGTCGTGCCCGACGCGTGCGCCTTCCACCGCCGATGCGATGGCGTCCACGATGCCCTCAGGCGTGCCCGGGGTCGGCACCTTGAAGGTCGAGAGGATGTTGCCTTCCTCATCGACCACGCCGGCCGCGATCTTCGTGCCGCCGATGTCGACGCCGATGGTGAGTCCCATGAATCCCTCAGTTTCGGTCGAGCCCCGCTACGGCCAACGGTACCCGAGGCAGGCCGTCGGGTTCGCTGTCGTCCGCACGCTGGGCAGGGCCGGCGGCGGCACGCCGGTCGCGGCTCGTCCGAGGGCGGGGGCTCAGTCCAGGTCGATGCGCTCCCCGGGGCCGGCGTCGTCGCCCCGGTCGTGGCGTTCGTCCAGGTCACGCGGGTCGATCCGGTCGTCGCGGCCGGTCCAGCGCCGTTCCTGGGCCTCGACGGCGGAGCGGTAGGCGGCGAGCAGTTCGTTCCCGGCGGCGGCCAGGTGGTCGAAGACGTCCGGGTTGCGTTCGATGACGGGTTCCACGGCGGCCTTGGCCTGCTGGACGACCTGGCGGACGACCTGCTCGGCGGCGGGCCCGGCGACCGCGCCGAGCAGCGGGGACTGGATCCCCGACAGCTTGTCCGCGACGACGTCCACGAGCTTCTTCAGTTCCTCGGCCGCGGAGCCCTGGGGCGGGCCGTACTGGGCGCGGCGCCGGGCCTTCTCCGCCTCGAGGTCCTCGGCGCACGCGGTCGCCCAGGCGTCGGCGTCGGTGGCCCGTGCCTCGTCCGCGGCCTCTTCACGGGCGGCGTCGGACGGGGGGAGCTCTTCGCTCATGACGGACTCCTGACTACGGTTCGTCCCTACGA
This region of Streptomyces caelestis genomic DNA includes:
- a CDS encoding DUF5304 domain-containing protein, with translation MSEELPPSDAAREEAADEARATDADAWATACAEDLEAEKARRRAQYGPPQGSAAEELKKLVDVVADKLSGIQSPLLGAVAGPAAEQVVRQVVQQAKAAVEPVIERNPDVFDHLAAAGNELLAAYRSAVEAQERRWTGRDDRIDPRDLDERHDRGDDAGPGERIDLD
- a CDS encoding endonuclease/exonuclease/phosphatase family protein — translated: MSLLPNSRTEPDGSAVIRVLSYNIRSMRDDTDALARVIRACAPDLVLVQEAPRFFRWRKKLARLALASGLVVVTGGATTTGPAILCSLRASIERTEDVLLPRTPGLHRRGFATAVVRFAGTRLGVLSCHLSLQKDERYDQAGLLLDRLAGMGVEHAIAGGDLNERPEGPAFRRLADALRDCRATAPWGGEHTWTPADPYQRIDAVFATEGIEVLGCGVPAGHPGVTDADLRAATDHLPVLAALRVPAS
- a CDS encoding ROK family glucokinase; amino-acid sequence: MGLTIGVDIGGTKIAAGVVDEEGNILSTFKVPTPGTPEGIVDAIASAVEGARVGHDIVGVGIGAAGYVNRQRSEVYFAPNIHWRNEPLKEKVEARVDLPVVVENDANAAAWGEYKFGAGKGHRNVICITLGTGLGGGIIIGNKLRRGHFGVAAEFGHIRMVPDGLLCGCGSQGCWEQYASGRALVRYAKQRANATPENAEILLGLGNGTPDGIEGKHISMAARQGDRVAVDSYRELARWVGAGLADLASLFDPSAFIVGGGLSDEGELVLGPIRKSYKRWLVGGNWRPVAEVRAAELGNKAGLVGAADLAREPDPIM